The Silene latifolia isolate original U9 population chromosome Y, ASM4854445v1, whole genome shotgun sequence sequence GAAGAGCTCTGTGTAGTTCAAAACTTCAATCTACTCCACAATATATATAGTCTTGCCTCATGCGATTGCGTGTCTTGTGGAAAAGATGAATACGGAGAgtgttaggcccaaaatctggatatgggctgacttGGGGCAGCAGGCCTGGAAGCGTTATGGGATGCAGGATATCAGGGAGTCAGGGGGCCAGCGGCAGCAAGCAGCGTAGAATATGAGCTTTGGTCCACGCGGGAGAAGCTTATGAGAGTCCAACATCTTGCGGGATCCGAAGAGGGAAAGTCCTACTCAATGTCAAATTAGGGATAACTTGGGGGgaaagcaagaaaccctagcCCAACGAGCTTCCCTATATAAAGAGCCTCGATGCAAAGAAGAAGGAGGATCAGAAAACACAAGAACTACACCCTAGCATTCATAGCAAGCATACGAACTGTACTTTCAtctcgaattatagtgaaaatattggtgggattccgtctccccccgcggttgtttcccacatcgggttttccgcgtcaccaaaattgcttgtgttcCTTGTTTACATTGCTCATACAGGATAACACACGACCATCATTCAAATCATAACATAGACCTAACTTtaagaccgctttaaccctaaattggtagaaatttaccaaaacagtttggcgcccaccgtggggcatagtggtcgtcttCGTTAGTCAGTCTACTCAACAGTCAAAACATGTCTGGACAAAAAGAAACAACCTCAGGCAACGTCGGTGGTGCACCAACAACACAAAGCCGCCCCCTTCAAAGAAGAACACGTATACCATCTCCTCGCGCAAAATGGCAGCTAAACTTCGGGTAAAATCATCATCACTCGGATACCAAAGACCAAACAAAGTCAGAGTTCCCAGGTAGCAGCAAACCCATCTTCGGGAAGGGCTCAGACTAGAGATCCAGGAGTCGCTCAGGGACAGCAGGGAGTCATTCAGTCAGAAAAAGGAGCACAACCCAAGCAACAGATTCAGACTCCTCCGAGTCCCACCAGCATCATGATAAGCGGGTTGGACACGTTAGCCAGGACCATCAGGACTATGCAGAGCGAAAATAGAAGCATGAGATCCCAGATGGAACAGGACAACAATCTCCTTTGAGCGCAGATCAACGAGTTAAGGAACCAGGCCGCTAATTCGACCCCTTGGATGCATGAAGATAGATCCGGAGGGCCGCCAGAAGAAAGCGGGGATCGAAGGCAGACACGGGTATTACCACGCGAAGTAGCACTCAGGCTAGACATGGATGGAACACCACAGCCAAGAGGAGGCCTAATCCCGACAGGACTGGGGGCATTAACACCAGACGAGGAACCAGCACGCCAAGAGCCTACACCCACATCAGGTGCGGTGGGACAGCAGAGAAGCAGGGCTACAGTTGCAGTCCCAATAACCAGGATACCAATTACGAATCAAGTTGAATATACCTAGGAAGGCACTCCGGCGGCGGCGACATCACAGGCGCGTCAAACAGAAGCCCCGGAACAGGAGAACTTCGCACGAGGAGCAGAACGTCAGTCACAGGGGCATCTGCGACCCACCGGGAGAGAGACATACATAGAACAGCAGTACCAGAAACTACGGAGCCTCCTCCGGAGGGTCCCAGGAATGCCTCTGCCTATGGAGATGGCTGCGCCAGAAAGCTATGCTGACTCACCATTCACTGACGATATAGCTACAGTGGCCTTACCAAAAGGATTTAGCGTCCCAACGATGACCCTCTtcgatggaaccacagatccCTGTGATCATATCAGTCaattcaagcagaagatgatggttACTACCGCCACGGGAGCCTCAAAGGAGGCATGTATGTGTAAAGGATTCGGTTCAACCTtaaccggagcagcattacaatggttcgttGGCTTGCCTAACGGGACCATAAGTTCATTCGTTGATCTGGTCAACGCTTTCAACCAACAGTTCTCCAGCAGTCGGAGAACGCCCAAGCAGCCAAGTGATCTATACAGGATCGTGCAGGAGATAGGTGAGTCAATCAAAGACTACGTCACTAGGTTCAATGCGGAAAAAGTCTCAATACGAGGCTGTGATATGTCCACTGCCATCAACGCCTTCAGGCAGGGCTTGGATAAGGaatcaaacctctacaaagaattaATGATGTATCCTTATGAGAGATTCGAGGAAGTCCAGCAGAGAGCTACTGCAGCGTTAAGGTTGGAAGAAGATATACAAGCTAGAAAGGGTATAGCAAACTTCGACAAGACAAGCAGGAAATTCGCACCAGAAAAGAAAGACGACAGAGCTAAGCCGTACAGTAGACCCAATGTCGTGAGAATAGCGAAAAAACTCAAAGAAATTGACGATTCTCCGCATCCTCCTAAGCTATCCGAATACGGATTCAACACCGGAATGGAAGGATCGCCAAAGCACCGAGGAACCCGGTGATCG is a genomic window containing:
- the LOC141632311 gene encoding uncharacterized protein LOC141632311; amino-acid sequence: MDGTPQPRGGLIPTGLGALTPDEEPARQEPTPTSGAEGTPAAATSQARQTEAPEQENFARGAERQSQGHLRPTGRETYIEQQYQKLRSLLRRVPGMPLPMEMAAPESYADSPFTDDIATVALPKGFSVPTMTLFDGTTDPCDHISQFKQKMMVTTATGASKEACMCKGFGSTLTGAALQWFVGLPNGTISSFVDLVNAFNQQFSSSRRTPKQPSDLYRIVQEIGESIKDYVTRFNAEKVSIRGCDMSTAINAFRQGLDKESNLYKELMMYPYERFEEVQQRATAALRLEEDIQARKGIANFDKTSRKFAPEKKDDRAKPYSRPNVVRIAKKLKEIDDSPHPPKLSEYGFNTGMEGSPKHRGTREVKFQVRKGNLDHLLSRGGKQDRREAANQVLPSAPPICTKIINVITGGSELAGLTYSAAKRKATGSKGGHPETSYRVSQSNLPPVTFDKTDMESGAERHDDDALTITLSIGNCTVRKALVDTGSSVNLIMLETLKTMGFDKENLIKKSVPLVGFSGETAHSVGEITIPTYIEGVNKLVRYLVIEGPTTYNVILGRPWLHPMKAVPSTYHQCLKFPTPWGTVTVKGDKEESRNCYTQALKATTKLPS